Proteins from one Caulobacter sp. 73W genomic window:
- the ccmA gene encoding heme ABC exporter ATP-binding protein CcmA: MITALKVSGLALIRGERALFSGLDLTVSAGEAVALVGRNGAGKTSLLRAVAGLLRPAEGEISFEGPGGALDAHDARAGGLHMVGHHDGLKPGRTAHEELLFQAAWAGGGDIDEAVRTLDLNRLLDLEVRRLSAGQRRRVALARLLAAPRSLWLLDEPMAPLDADHRRGVGEAMARHLAGGGMIVAAVHDPLPIPSRSLQVGA; encoded by the coding sequence TTGATAACGGCTCTCAAAGTCAGCGGCCTTGCACTTATCCGAGGTGAAAGAGCGCTTTTCAGCGGCCTCGATCTGACCGTCTCGGCGGGCGAGGCGGTGGCCCTGGTCGGCCGCAACGGCGCGGGCAAGACCAGCCTGCTACGCGCCGTCGCCGGACTGCTGCGCCCGGCCGAGGGCGAGATCAGCTTCGAAGGCCCCGGCGGCGCGCTGGACGCGCACGACGCCCGGGCCGGCGGCCTGCACATGGTCGGCCATCACGACGGATTGAAGCCAGGCCGCACGGCCCACGAGGAGCTGCTGTTCCAGGCCGCATGGGCCGGCGGCGGCGATATCGACGAGGCCGTCCGCACCTTGGACCTGAACCGCCTGCTGGACCTGGAGGTCCGCCGTCTGTCCGCCGGCCAGCGTCGCCGCGTGGCCCTGGCCCGCCTGCTGGCCGCGCCCCGTTCGCTGTGGTTGCTGGACGAACCCATGGCCCCGCTCGACGCCGATCACCGGCGCGGCGTGGGCGAGGCGATGGCCCGTCATCTGGCCGGCGGCGGCATGATCGTCGCGGCTGTCCACGACCCGCTTCCCATCCCCTCCCGCAGCCTGCAGGTGGGCGCATGA
- a CDS encoding CoA ester lyase: protein MTDAARPRRSALYMPASNLKAIEKARTLPCDVVILDLEDAVAPEAKDAARAQAVEAVKTGGFGRREVVIRINGRDTPHGAADLEAAVAAGPDAILVPKVNDADDVRFYDAALTGQARLWAMIETAKAAFHLWDIASTAKTTRLSAWVMGVNDLAKEMRARQTPRREAFQPILSLAVAAARGNGLSILDGVHNDIEDLEALDAVCRQGVDFGFDGKTLIHPSHLKSCNRAFSPTEGEIAWAQAVIAAFALPENAGKGAIRVDGKMAELLHLTQAQRLVAVAEAIATAEAA from the coding sequence ATGACCGACGCCGCAAGGCCGCGCCGCAGCGCCCTCTACATGCCCGCCTCGAATCTCAAGGCGATCGAGAAGGCCAGGACCCTGCCGTGCGACGTGGTGATCCTGGATCTTGAGGACGCGGTCGCGCCGGAGGCCAAGGACGCCGCCCGCGCTCAGGCGGTCGAGGCGGTGAAGACCGGCGGCTTCGGCCGCCGCGAGGTGGTGATCCGCATCAACGGCCGCGACACTCCCCATGGCGCGGCGGACCTGGAAGCGGCGGTCGCTGCGGGGCCCGACGCCATCCTGGTTCCCAAGGTCAACGACGCCGACGACGTGCGATTCTACGACGCCGCGCTGACCGGCCAGGCGCGCCTGTGGGCGATGATCGAGACGGCCAAGGCCGCCTTCCACCTGTGGGACATCGCCTCGACCGCCAAGACCACGCGGTTGTCGGCTTGGGTCATGGGCGTCAACGACCTGGCCAAGGAGATGCGCGCCCGTCAGACGCCGCGGCGCGAGGCGTTCCAGCCGATCCTGTCCCTGGCCGTGGCCGCCGCCCGTGGGAACGGCCTGTCGATCCTCGACGGGGTGCATAACGACATCGAGGACCTGGAGGCGCTGGACGCCGTCTGCCGCCAGGGCGTCGACTTCGGCTTCGACGGCAAGACCCTGATCCATCCCAGCCACTTGAAGAGCTGCAACCGCGCCTTCTCGCCCACCGAGGGCGAGATCGCCTGGGCGCAGGCGGTGATCGCGGCCTTCGCCCTGCCGGAGAACGCCGGAAAGGGCGCGATCCGCGTGGACGGCAAGATGGCCGAGTTGCTGCACCTGACCCAGGCGCAGCGCCTGGTCGCCGTGGCCGAGGCCATCGCGACGGCGGAGGCGGCATGA
- the ccmC gene encoding heme ABC transporter permease CcmC → MIPVPAFLANPQRFMVFSRWAAPMFGVIAVALIAAGLWMTFSVPEDYQQHDTVRIMFIHVPAAWLAMFAYLCLGIASLLGLVFRHALADMAAKAAAPLGAAFTVLALATGSLWGKPMWGTWWVWDARLTSVLVLLLLYLGYLALRASIDDETKAGRAAAILALAGLINLPIIHYSVEWWNSLHQGSSTFEADQGDRLPSVYLTPLLIMGLGYMSAFGSLWLVGVRAEVWRRRARALSLQQAGG, encoded by the coding sequence ATGATCCCCGTCCCGGCGTTCCTCGCCAATCCGCAACGGTTCATGGTGTTCTCGCGCTGGGCCGCGCCGATGTTCGGCGTCATCGCCGTCGCGCTGATCGCCGCCGGCCTCTGGATGACCTTCAGCGTCCCCGAGGACTATCAGCAGCACGACACCGTGCGGATCATGTTCATCCACGTGCCCGCCGCGTGGCTGGCCATGTTCGCCTATCTCTGCCTGGGGATCGCCAGCCTTCTCGGCCTGGTCTTCCGCCACGCCCTGGCCGACATGGCCGCCAAGGCCGCCGCCCCGCTGGGCGCGGCCTTCACCGTCCTGGCCCTGGCCACCGGCTCGCTGTGGGGCAAGCCCATGTGGGGGACCTGGTGGGTGTGGGACGCGCGCCTGACCTCGGTCCTGGTGCTGCTGCTGCTCTATCTCGGCTACCTGGCCCTGCGCGCCAGCATCGACGACGAGACCAAGGCCGGCCGCGCCGCCGCCATCCTGGCCCTCGCCGGCCTGATCAACCTGCCTATCATCCATTACTCGGTCGAATGGTGGAACAGCCTGCACCAGGGCAGCTCGACCTTTGAGGCCGATCAAGGCGACCGTCTGCCGTCGGTCTATCTCACCCCCCTGCTGATCATGGGCCTGGGCTACATGTCGGCCTTCGGGTCGCTGTGGCTGGTGGGCGTCCGCGCCGAGGTGTGGCGCCGCCGGGCCCGCGCCCTGTCCCTGCAGCAGGCGGGAGGCTGA
- a CDS encoding DUF1223 domain-containing protein, whose translation MRKAMFSMIAAAAAALSSVALAAPAKTPVVVELFTAQGCAPCVKANELVAGMADRAGVLPLTFSVDYWDYLGWADTYAKPAFAERQRAYVSRLQLRDPYTPQVVIDGRAQASGAKPQDVDKLIREAAEAGRNPPDMLMREDGKVAVGSGPAPRGGGEVWLVRYDPKPTEVQVRRGDNRGETIVYRNAVRDVVRLGAWNGRPRIYSVPAGEDAGLESVVLVQAAKGGRVIGVLRP comes from the coding sequence ATGCGTAAGGCGATGTTCTCGATGATCGCGGCGGCCGCGGCCGCCCTGTCCTCTGTGGCCCTGGCCGCGCCGGCCAAGACCCCGGTGGTGGTTGAGCTGTTCACGGCCCAGGGCTGCGCGCCCTGCGTGAAGGCGAACGAGCTGGTGGCCGGCATGGCCGACCGCGCCGGCGTGCTGCCCCTGACCTTCTCGGTGGATTACTGGGATTACCTCGGCTGGGCCGACACCTACGCCAAGCCGGCCTTCGCCGAGCGGCAGCGGGCCTATGTCAGCCGCCTGCAGCTGCGCGACCCCTATACGCCCCAGGTGGTCATCGACGGCCGCGCCCAGGCGTCGGGGGCCAAGCCGCAGGACGTGGACAAGCTGATCCGCGAGGCGGCCGAGGCCGGCCGCAATCCGCCCGACATGCTGATGCGCGAGGACGGCAAGGTCGCCGTCGGCTCCGGCCCCGCCCCGCGCGGCGGCGGCGAGGTCTGGCTGGTGCGCTACGATCCCAAGCCCACCGAGGTCCAGGTGCGGCGCGGCGACAATCGCGGCGAGACGATCGTCTACCGCAACGCCGTGCGCGACGTGGTCCGCCTGGGCGCGTGGAACGGCCGGCCGCGGATCTATTCCGTGCCCGCCGGCGAAGACGCCGGTCTCGAAAGCGTGGTGCTGGTGCAGGCGGCCAAGGGCGGCCGGGTCATCGGCGTTCTTCGCCCCTAA
- the ccmD gene encoding heme exporter protein CcmD, with product MLDFDAGKYAVYVWPAFVLTAAAFGWMIASTLLRARRWRREVERLEKNRP from the coding sequence ATGCTCGATTTCGACGCCGGCAAGTACGCCGTCTATGTCTGGCCGGCCTTCGTCCTGACCGCCGCCGCCTTCGGCTGGATGATCGCCTCGACCCTGCTGCGCGCCCGCCGCTGGCGCCGCGAGGTGGAGCGCCTGGAAAAGAACCGCCCGTGA
- the acnA gene encoding aconitate hydratase AcnA has translation MASLDTLNTRRELSVGGKKYVYYSLRCAEAAGLKGVSRLPASMKVLLENLLRNEDGDSVKEGDLRAVANWLENKGTVEHEISFRPARVLMQDFTGVPAVVDLAAMRDAMAALGADPEKINPLNPVDLVIDHSVMVDHFGTTKSYNENVAKEYERNIERYRFLRWGSSAFNNFRVVPPGTGICHQVNLEYLAQTVWTNTIQGDEVAYPDTVVGTDSHTTMINGLSVLGWGVGGIEAEAVMLGQPIPMLIPEVIGFKLTGQMPEGATATDLVLTVTQMLRKKGVVGKFVEFFGDGVPGLTLEDQATIANMAPEYGATCGFFPVTQATIGYLKATNRAPDRVALVEAYAKEQGLWFEPGMADPEFTDTLELDLGSVQPSLAGPKRPQDRVLLNEAAAKFNEALAGDFGKADLMDQRTAVQGESYDVGHGDVVIAAITSCTNTSNPSVLIAAGLLAKNAIAKGLKVKPWVKTSLAPGSQVVTDYLAKAGLTKSLDALGFNLVGYGCTTCIGNSGPLPEPVSKAIQDGDLVACSVLSGNRNFEGRVNPDVRANYLASPPLVVAYALAGSMKIDLANEPLGLGKGGKPVYLKDIWPSSEDIAALQRKAVTEEMFANRYGDVFKGDKNWQGIKVAGGQTYAWDANSTYVANPPYFEGMSMTPTPVSDIVEARVLGVFGNSITTDHISPAGSIKKTGPAGQYLVEHGVDPLDFNSYGARRGNHEVMMRGTFANIRIRNRITPEIEGGVTKHFPTGEVMSIYDAAMKYKEEGRPAVVFAGKEYGTGSSRDWAAKGAKLLGVRAVIAESFERIHRSNLVGMGVLPLQFLADGWQKLGLTGEEIVSIRGLQDLSPRKQLIVELYRPTDGRIARFPVRCRIDTPTELEYFKNGGVLNYVLRNLARGAA, from the coding sequence ATGGCGTCTTTGGACACCCTGAACACCCGCCGGGAACTCTCGGTCGGCGGCAAGAAGTACGTTTACTACAGCCTGCGCTGCGCGGAAGCCGCCGGTCTCAAGGGCGTTTCGCGCCTGCCGGCGTCGATGAAGGTTCTGCTTGAGAACCTGCTGCGTAACGAGGACGGCGATTCGGTCAAGGAAGGCGACCTGCGCGCCGTCGCCAACTGGCTGGAAAACAAGGGCACGGTGGAGCACGAGATCAGCTTCCGCCCGGCCCGCGTGCTGATGCAGGACTTCACGGGCGTTCCCGCCGTCGTCGACCTGGCCGCCATGCGCGACGCCATGGCCGCCCTCGGCGCCGACCCGGAGAAGATCAACCCGCTGAACCCCGTCGACCTGGTCATCGACCACTCGGTCATGGTGGACCACTTCGGCACGACCAAGTCGTACAACGAGAACGTCGCCAAGGAATACGAGCGCAACATCGAGCGCTACCGCTTCCTGCGCTGGGGCTCGTCGGCCTTCAACAACTTCCGCGTCGTGCCCCCGGGCACCGGCATCTGCCACCAGGTGAACCTGGAATACCTGGCCCAGACCGTCTGGACCAACACGATCCAGGGCGATGAAGTCGCCTATCCGGACACCGTGGTCGGCACCGACTCGCACACCACCATGATCAACGGCCTGTCGGTCCTGGGTTGGGGCGTCGGCGGCATCGAAGCCGAAGCCGTCATGCTCGGCCAGCCGATCCCGATGCTGATCCCCGAGGTCATCGGCTTCAAGCTGACCGGCCAGATGCCGGAAGGCGCGACGGCCACCGACCTGGTGCTGACCGTCACCCAGATGCTGCGCAAGAAGGGCGTGGTGGGCAAGTTCGTCGAATTCTTCGGCGACGGCGTCCCCGGCCTGACCCTGGAAGACCAGGCGACCATCGCCAACATGGCTCCGGAATACGGCGCCACCTGCGGCTTCTTCCCGGTGACCCAAGCCACCATCGGCTACCTGAAGGCCACCAACCGCGCTCCCGACCGCGTCGCCCTCGTCGAGGCCTACGCCAAGGAACAGGGCCTGTGGTTCGAGCCGGGCATGGCCGATCCCGAGTTCACCGACACCCTGGAGCTCGACCTGGGTTCGGTCCAGCCGTCGCTGGCCGGTCCGAAGCGTCCGCAGGACCGCGTGCTGCTGAACGAAGCCGCCGCCAAGTTCAACGAAGCCCTGGCCGGCGACTTCGGCAAGGCCGACCTGATGGACCAGCGCACCGCCGTTCAGGGTGAAAGCTACGACGTCGGCCACGGCGACGTGGTCATCGCCGCCATCACCTCGTGCACCAACACCTCCAACCCCTCGGTCCTGATCGCCGCCGGCCTGCTGGCCAAGAACGCTATCGCCAAGGGCCTGAAGGTGAAGCCGTGGGTGAAGACCTCGCTGGCCCCCGGCTCGCAGGTTGTGACCGACTATCTGGCCAAGGCCGGCCTGACCAAGTCGCTCGACGCCCTGGGCTTCAACCTGGTCGGCTACGGCTGCACCACCTGCATCGGCAACTCCGGCCCGCTGCCGGAGCCGGTGTCCAAGGCCATCCAGGACGGCGACCTGGTCGCCTGCTCGGTGCTGTCGGGCAACCGTAACTTCGAAGGCCGCGTGAACCCGGACGTCCGCGCCAACTACCTGGCCTCGCCGCCGCTGGTGGTGGCCTACGCCCTGGCCGGCTCCATGAAGATCGACCTCGCCAACGAGCCCCTGGGCCTCGGCAAGGGCGGCAAACCGGTCTACCTGAAGGACATCTGGCCGTCGTCGGAAGACATCGCGGCCCTGCAGCGCAAGGCCGTGACCGAAGAGATGTTCGCCAACCGCTACGGCGACGTCTTCAAGGGCGACAAGAACTGGCAGGGCATCAAGGTGGCCGGCGGCCAGACCTACGCCTGGGACGCCAATTCGACCTACGTGGCCAACCCGCCCTACTTCGAGGGCATGAGCATGACCCCGACCCCGGTCTCCGACATTGTCGAAGCCCGCGTCCTGGGCGTGTTCGGCAACTCGATCACGACCGACCACATCAGCCCGGCCGGTTCGATCAAGAAGACCGGCCCGGCTGGCCAGTACCTGGTCGAGCACGGCGTTGATCCGCTGGACTTCAACTCCTACGGCGCCCGCCGCGGGAACCACGAAGTCATGATGCGCGGGACCTTCGCCAACATTCGCATCCGCAACCGGATCACCCCGGAAATCGAAGGCGGCGTGACCAAGCACTTCCCGACCGGTGAAGTGATGTCGATCTACGACGCGGCCATGAAGTACAAGGAAGAGGGCCGCCCGGCGGTCGTCTTCGCCGGCAAGGAATACGGCACCGGCTCGTCACGTGACTGGGCTGCCAAGGGCGCCAAGCTTCTCGGCGTTCGCGCCGTGATCGCCGAGAGCTTCGAGCGTATCCACCGCTCGAACCTGGTGGGCATGGGCGTTCTGCCGCTGCAGTTCCTGGCCGACGGCTGGCAGAAGCTGGGCCTGACGGGCGAGGAGATCGTCTCGATCCGCGGCCTGCAGGACCTGTCGCCGCGCAAGCAGCTGATCGTCGAGCTCTACCGCCCGACCGACGGCCGCATCGCGCGCTTCCCGGTCCGTTGCCGCATCGATACCCCGACCGAGCTTGAGTACTTCAAGAACGGCGGCGTGCTGAACTACGTGCTGCGCAACCTGGCGCGCGGCGCGGCCTAA
- a CDS encoding Spy/CpxP family protein refolding chaperone, whose product MNTKLTTRLAMAAGATLLMTGAAFAQPAPEAKPVHAAPHRGGEHMKARFNPEARAQKLRDVLQLQPNQEPALKAFLESGKPQMRRERPDRQALQNETTPQRLDRQAARMAQMQQAFQRRATATKTFYAALSPSQQKAFDALHERRGDHGKRGMKKRFDHRGPPPAAPAA is encoded by the coding sequence ATGAACACGAAACTGACCACCCGGCTCGCCATGGCGGCGGGCGCGACCCTGCTGATGACCGGCGCGGCCTTCGCCCAGCCGGCCCCGGAAGCCAAGCCGGTCCACGCCGCCCCCCATCGCGGCGGCGAGCACATGAAGGCCCGCTTCAACCCCGAAGCCCGCGCCCAGAAGCTGCGCGACGTCCTGCAGCTGCAGCCGAACCAGGAACCGGCCCTGAAGGCCTTCCTCGAATCCGGCAAGCCGCAGATGCGCCGCGAGCGTCCCGACCGCCAAGCCCTGCAGAACGAGACCACCCCGCAGCGTCTCGACCGCCAGGCCGCCCGCATGGCGCAGATGCAGCAGGCTTTCCAGCGCCGCGCCACCGCGACCAAGACCTTCTACGCGGCCCTTTCTCCCAGCCAGCAGAAGGCCTTCGACGCCCTGCACGAGCGTCGCGGCGATCACGGCAAGCGCGGGATGAAGAAGCGCTTCGACCACCGCGGCCCGCCTCCGGCGGCCCCCGCGGCGTAA
- the ccmB gene encoding heme exporter protein CcmB: MKALSALFGRELSLAWGRGGGPLLALAFYAAVATLLPLASGREPERLAAIAPGVAWLALALSALLSLERLFERDYEDGALDLLSLGSLPLEVVAAIKCLAQWLATGAPLALAAPLAAIALGAPPAAAPLLFACALIGGLAFAFVGGLGASLALGSRRGGLLIAVIVLPLFAPPVIFGAGALSSLMAGLPWTGGFLLLCAYSTAAIGLSPFAMAAACRNALS; the protein is encoded by the coding sequence ATGAAGGCCCTGTCCGCGCTGTTTGGCCGCGAGCTGTCCCTGGCCTGGGGCCGGGGCGGCGGGCCGTTGCTGGCCCTGGCCTTCTACGCCGCCGTGGCGACGCTGCTGCCGCTCGCCTCGGGCCGCGAGCCCGAGCGCCTGGCCGCCATCGCCCCCGGCGTCGCGTGGCTGGCCCTGGCCCTGTCGGCCCTGCTGTCGCTGGAGCGCCTTTTCGAGCGCGATTACGAGGACGGCGCCCTGGACCTGCTGAGCCTGGGCTCCCTGCCGCTGGAAGTGGTGGCCGCCATCAAGTGCCTGGCCCAATGGCTGGCCACCGGCGCCCCGTTGGCGCTCGCCGCACCCCTCGCCGCCATCGCCCTGGGCGCCCCGCCGGCCGCCGCGCCGCTGCTGTTCGCCTGCGCCCTGATCGGCGGCCTGGCCTTCGCCTTCGTCGGCGGGCTGGGCGCCAGCCTGGCCCTGGGCTCGCGTCGAGGCGGCCTGCTGATCGCGGTGATCGTCCTGCCGCTGTTCGCCCCGCCGGTGATCTTCGGGGCCGGCGCGCTCAGCAGCCTGATGGCCGGTCTGCCCTGGACCGGGGGCTTCCTGCTGCTGTGCGCCTACAGCACGGCGGCGATCGGCCTGTCGCCCTTCGCCATGGCCGCGGCCTGCCGCAACGCCCTTTCGTAA
- the thpR gene encoding RNA 2',3'-cyclic phosphodiesterase: MLRLFAAIEIPEEIGEPLLARQQGIDGARWRPLEALHITLKFIGDVAENVADDLDLELESISQRPFGLELERTGSFGEGADVHAVWAGVAELAPLRQLAKSCEAAARRAGLAPETRAYKPHVTLAYLKRANPAEVAAWIQGNNLLHSPVFAVDRFGLYSSWRTAEGSRYRLEREYRLG; encoded by the coding sequence ATGCTGAGACTGTTCGCCGCCATCGAAATCCCCGAGGAGATCGGGGAGCCTCTTCTGGCCCGCCAGCAGGGGATCGATGGCGCGCGCTGGCGCCCGCTTGAGGCGCTGCACATCACCCTGAAGTTCATCGGCGACGTGGCCGAGAACGTGGCCGACGACCTGGACCTGGAGCTGGAGTCCATCAGCCAGCGCCCCTTCGGGCTGGAGCTGGAGCGGACGGGCTCGTTCGGCGAGGGCGCGGATGTCCATGCCGTGTGGGCCGGCGTTGCCGAATTGGCGCCGCTGCGCCAGCTGGCCAAGTCCTGCGAGGCGGCGGCGCGCCGGGCCGGGCTCGCCCCGGAGACGCGGGCCTACAAGCCGCACGTGACCCTGGCCTATCTGAAGCGGGCCAATCCGGCGGAGGTCGCGGCCTGGATCCAGGGCAACAACCTGCTGCACTCGCCGGTATTCGCGGTGGATCGTTTCGGTCTCTATTCCAGCTGGCGAACGGCGGAAGGGTCGCGTTACCGGTTGGAACGCGAATACCGCCTCGGCTAG
- a CDS encoding DUF2794 domain-containing protein — MAFESIPTQPAGGVVFFERRELDQLMRLYGRMVAAGEWRDYGIAGLSDSAVFSVFRHAAEDPLYRIEKRPALARKQGAWAVLARGGHIMKRGHELAQVLKVFDKGKFSVVD; from the coding sequence ATGGCCTTCGAATCCATCCCCACCCAGCCAGCCGGGGGCGTCGTCTTTTTCGAGCGGCGCGAGCTGGACCAGCTGATGCGCCTGTACGGCAGGATGGTCGCGGCGGGCGAGTGGCGCGACTACGGCATCGCCGGCCTTTCCGACAGCGCGGTCTTCTCGGTGTTCCGCCACGCGGCGGAGGACCCGCTCTATCGCATCGAGAAGCGCCCCGCCCTGGCCCGCAAGCAGGGCGCCTGGGCGGTGCTGGCGCGGGGCGGCCACATCATGAAGCGCGGGCACGAACTGGCCCAGGTGCTCAAGGTCTTCGACAAGGGCAAGTTCTCCGTCGTGGACTAG
- a CDS encoding HIT domain-containing protein, whose amino-acid sequence MLNFVIDPAFHAASHRIGVLDLCEMRLQDDARWPWVILVPRIPGLVEIEDLKPRDRNQLMEEIVCGGTAVRAIGQALDIPVEKLNVGGLGNITPQLHLHVIGRSQSDPAWPGPAWGYGSGEAYDDKARILAIQAVKDAIRI is encoded by the coding sequence ATGCTGAACTTCGTCATCGACCCCGCCTTCCACGCCGCCTCGCACCGCATCGGCGTCCTCGACCTGTGCGAAATGCGCCTGCAGGACGACGCTCGCTGGCCCTGGGTGATCCTGGTCCCCCGCATCCCCGGCCTGGTGGAGATCGAGGATCTCAAGCCCCGCGACCGCAACCAGCTGATGGAAGAGATCGTCTGCGGCGGGACCGCCGTGCGCGCCATCGGCCAGGCCCTGGATATCCCGGTGGAGAAGCTGAACGTCGGCGGCCTGGGCAACATCACGCCGCAACTGCACCTGCATGTCATCGGCCGCAGTCAGAGCGACCCGGCCTGGCCCGGCCCCGCCTGGGGCTACGGCTCGGGCGAGGCCTATGACGACAAGGCCCGCATCCTTGCGATCCAGGCGGTGAAGGACGCGATCAGGATTTAA
- a CDS encoding aldo/keto reductase: MQYVKLGRTDVSVSRCCLGTMTWGSQNTEAEAHEQMDYALGRGVTFWDTAEMYASPPNPETQGSTERHIGTWLKKTGQRDKIVLASKVAGQGGVFGGLSWLREDGAFTRQTKVQIDEAVEKSLKRLQTDYIDLYQLHWPDRPIRTFGGMVYKDYTPEFEAFEAILESLDAHVKKGNLRHVGVSNETPWGVMRFLGESDKRGLPRLASIQNAYHLVNRTFETGLAEIAMREQVGLLAYSPLAQGQLTGKYLDGALPEGSRKALYNRMQRYEGPGSQEAIRSYVDLAKQVGWDPAQLALKFCDSKPFVTATIIGATSMAQLKTAIDAFDLEWTEELDKAVDALHVQQPSPCP; encoded by the coding sequence ATGCAATATGTCAAACTGGGCCGCACCGACGTGTCGGTGTCCCGTTGCTGCCTGGGCACCATGACCTGGGGCTCGCAGAACACCGAGGCCGAGGCGCACGAACAGATGGACTACGCGCTGGGGCGCGGCGTGACCTTCTGGGACACCGCCGAGATGTACGCCTCGCCGCCCAACCCGGAGACGCAGGGCAGCACCGAGCGCCATATCGGGACCTGGCTGAAGAAGACCGGCCAGCGCGACAAGATCGTCTTGGCGTCCAAGGTGGCCGGGCAGGGCGGCGTGTTCGGCGGCCTGTCGTGGCTGCGCGAGGACGGGGCCTTCACCCGCCAGACAAAGGTCCAGATCGACGAGGCGGTGGAGAAGTCGCTGAAGCGTCTGCAGACCGACTATATCGACCTGTACCAACTGCACTGGCCGGACCGTCCGATCCGCACCTTCGGCGGCATGGTCTACAAGGATTACACGCCGGAATTCGAGGCGTTCGAGGCGATCCTCGAATCCCTCGACGCCCATGTGAAGAAGGGCAACCTGCGCCACGTCGGGGTGTCCAACGAGACGCCGTGGGGCGTGATGCGGTTCCTGGGCGAATCCGACAAGCGGGGCCTGCCACGCCTGGCCTCGATCCAGAACGCCTATCACCTGGTGAACCGCACGTTCGAGACCGGCCTCGCCGAGATCGCCATGCGCGAGCAGGTGGGCCTGCTGGCCTATTCGCCGCTGGCCCAGGGGCAGTTGACCGGCAAGTACTTGGACGGCGCCCTGCCGGAAGGTTCGCGCAAGGCGCTGTACAACCGCATGCAGCGCTATGAGGGGCCGGGCTCGCAGGAGGCCATCCGCTCCTATGTCGACCTGGCCAAGCAGGTCGGCTGGGACCCGGCGCAGCTGGCGCTGAAGTTCTGCGACTCCAAGCCGTTCGTGACCGCCACCATCATCGGCGCGACCAGCATGGCGCAGCTGAAGACCGCCATCGACGCCTTCGATCTGGAATGGACCGAGGAACTCGACAAGGCGGTGGACGCGTTGCACGTCCAGCAACCCAGCCCCTGCCCCTAG
- a CDS encoding Bax inhibitor-1/YccA family protein, giving the protein MNDFNRGYARSIPADRADMSVDAGLRSFMLGVYNKVALGLVLSAALAYLTGAFPPIRDLMYATQVGADGVTRIAGMTVLGMIVAFAPLGLMLISGFAMRNPTPRSSGILYWTLVSLIGASLGTVVLVYTEAAIFQTFLITATAFGGLSLFGYTTKKDLTGFGSFLIIGLIGIVIASLVNIFLKLPAISMIVNVLGVFIFAGLIAYDTQRLKMTYYALENDHVGQGVATNYGALSLYLNFINLFQFLLALFGDRR; this is encoded by the coding sequence ATGAACGACTTCAACCGCGGCTACGCGCGCTCGATCCCGGCGGATCGCGCCGACATGTCGGTTGACGCCGGACTGCGCAGCTTCATGCTCGGCGTCTACAACAAGGTCGCCCTGGGCCTCGTTCTGTCCGCCGCTCTCGCTTACCTGACCGGCGCCTTCCCGCCGATCCGGGACCTGATGTACGCCACTCAAGTCGGCGCTGACGGCGTCACCCGCATCGCGGGCATGACCGTCCTGGGCATGATCGTGGCCTTCGCGCCGCTCGGCCTGATGCTGATCTCCGGCTTCGCCATGCGCAACCCGACCCCGCGCAGCTCGGGCATCCTCTACTGGACCCTGGTGTCGCTGATCGGCGCATCGCTGGGCACGGTGGTGCTGGTCTATACCGAGGCGGCGATCTTCCAGACGTTCCTGATCACGGCCACCGCCTTCGGCGGCCTGAGCCTGTTCGGCTACACGACCAAGAAGGACCTGACCGGCTTCGGCAGCTTCCTGATCATTGGCCTGATCGGCATCGTGATCGCCTCGCTGGTGAACATCTTCCTCAAGCTGCCCGCGATCTCGATGATCGTGAACGTCCTGGGCGTGTTCATCTTCGCCGGCCTGATCGCCTACGACACCCAGCGCCTGAAGATGACCTACTACGCGCTGGAGAACGACCACGTGGGCCAAGGCGTCGCCACCAACTACGGCGCGCTGAGCCTGTACCTGAACTTCATCAACCTGTTCCAATTCCTGCTCGCCCTGTTCGGCGACCGCCGCTAA